GCGCCGGCCCCAGGCGGTGTACCGCGGGCGCAGCGCCAAGCAGCTGGGTATCGCTCTCACCGAGGGCCAGCCCCCCCTGCCTGTGAGCCGGCTTGACCACGCCCTCTACCTGGGGCGGGAGCTGCAGAAGGCGGAGCGGTGCCTGGCCAATGGTGCGGAGTACATCCAGGACTGAGCCCCAGGGGAGTCCCGTGCCCCGTACGCCTGGCTCAGGCTGAGAGCAGCGCCGGCGCAGGAGACGGGCTGGCTGCCCCTTCGGTTTCCGGAGGCAGTTGGGCCAGCTGCGCGGCGATCTCCCGGCGCACGATCGCCCGGTATTCAAGGAAGTGTTCGTTGTGGGCCAGGATCGCAATGAAGCCCTTGAAGCGCTTGGGATTGTGGCGGGCCATGCCATAGAGCGCCTTCCAGAAGCGCCAGCGGGTGCTGCGCCGGAATCCCTGGCGCCACACGATGATGGCGAGGGCCCGCAGATCCACCCAGTTGATGCCTTTGCTGCGGTTCCCGTTCTGCTGGGCAGCACCTTCGACGAGGAACTCCTTGTATTTCTGGGGCGGCAGTTTCAGGAAATAGTTGTAGACCCTGTCGATGTAGGCATGGGGTTCATAGAGCTTGGAGAACGCCTCCACGTATTCGTTGGCGATGTCCCTGATCGGCCGTGTGGGCACGAAGTTGAGCAGGTTGGTCTGGTTCACACCCTTCGCTGCCGCTGAATCCTGAATCAGCCGACCTTCCCGCTCCAGGCGATGCCACAGAGCCGTGTTCGGCAGGGCCTGCAGCATCCCCATCATTGCGTGGGGGATCCCCGTGCGGGTCACGAAGTCCACGATGCGGTCGCCGGCGCCCTGCTTCTCGCCGTCAAAGCCGATGATGAACCCGGCCATCACCCGCAACCCGTAGGAGGTGATCCGGTTCACGGAATCGTCCAGCGAGCTGCGGGTGTTCTGCTTCTTGCCAGCTACCTCTAGGCTCGCCTCATCAGGGGTTTCGATGCCGAGGAACACGCTCTCGAAGCGGCATTCCACCATCATCTGCATCAGATCGTCATCGGCGGCCAGATCCACCGAGGCCTCGGTGGCGAAGCTGAAGGGATAGCCGTGCTCGATCTGCCACTGCTTGAGGGCAGGCAGCAGTCGCTTCACATTGCGCTTGTTGCCGATGAAATTGTCATCCACCAGGAACACCGAGCGGCGCCAGCCCAGGTCGTAGAGGCGCTGCAATTCGGCGATCAGCTGGTCGGGCTCCTTGGTTCGGGGTTTGCGCCCATACAGCACGATGATGTCGCAGAACTCGCACTGAAACGGACAGCCCCGCGAGAACTGCACCGACATCTCGGAATAGGCGTCCATCTCCAGCAGGTCGAAGCGGGGGATGGGCGTGCCGGTCACATCCGGTTTCTCACCGCCGGAGTTGAAGCGGCCCTGCCGTTCGCCGCGCTGCAGGGCCTCGATGAACAGCGGCAGCGTGATCTCACCTTCGTCGAGCACCTTGAAATCGGCCAGGTCCAGCTCAGGGGCGTCGGGGGTGGAACTGGCGAAGGGGCCGCCCACGGCCACGGGTAGCCCCCGCTGCTTGGCCCTGGCGATCTGGGCGGCCATGTCGCCCTTCTGCACGATCATGCCCGAGATCACCACCAGCTCGGCCCAGCCCCACTCGGCCTCGGTCACTTCCCGCACATTGCGGTCCACCAGCTTCATCGGCCAGTCCTGCGGCAGCAGGGCCGCCACGGTGACCATGCCCAGGGGCGGCAGGAGCACCTTGCGGTTCACCAGTTCCAGGATCTTCTCGTAGCTCCAGAAGGTCTTGGGGAATTCCGGATAGATCAGCAGGGTGCGCATGCAGGGATCGGGGCGTACACAGGGGTTGTCCACGGCTTGGCTCCGGACGTCCCGACAGAGCGGACCTGGCCCGGTGGGGGCGGCACCGTGGAGGGCAGGGGCTGGGCTTGGGGAGGATCCAGGAGCGGAGCTCTGGAGCGGGGTGGTGGCGCGGTGTCGGACCCTCTGATCCCGAAGTGGCCAAAGCCTAGGCAGAGCGCCTCCGTGATGACTACTGCGAGGCCAGATCAGGCATGGCATCCGTGAGCCCTCATCCGTGAGGCCTGTTGGGGCCCTGCCTCTGCTGTAATGGGGCCAACTTCAGCAGCAGAGGCCCTCCATGGGTGCAGTGATCTACCTGGGTCTGGTCGGCGGCGGTCTGCTCGCCGCCTTCGTGGCCTCCGTGGTGCTGCGCGGCGTCAAGCTGATCTGAGCGAGCGGGCCGCCTGCGCCTGGTGCACCATCGCGCCGGCGCCCACCACCTCGCCGATCAGGTCGTAGGTGTCGGCGGCCGTGAGGCGCACCGGCACCATCGTGCCGGGTGCGGCGCACAGGCCCCCGGGCCCTGGATGCACCCGCACCTCCCCGTCCACCTCCGGTGCGAAACGGCTGCAGCGGCCCAGCATCTCCCCGGTGGCCGGGTTCTCCTGCTCGATGAGCACATCCACGATCCTGCCCACCCAGGCCTGATTGCGGGCGGCGGCGATCGGTTGCTGCACTGTCATCAGCCGGTCCTTGCGGGCGGCGGCCAGCTCTGGTGCCACCGCATCGGGCAGTTCCGCCGCCGGCGTGCCGTCCTCGGGGGAGAAGGTGAACACCCCCACATGGTCGAAGCGCTGTTCGGCCACGAAGTCCAGCAGGTGCTGGAAGTGCTCCTCGGTTTCACCGGGAAAGCCCACGATGAAGGTGGTGCGCAGCACCGCATCCGGCAGCTGCTCGCGGATCCGGTGCAGCAGTCCGCCGGTCACGTTCGCCTGCCAGGGCCTGTTCATGGCCCGCAGCACGTCCGGGTGGCTGTGCTGCAGCGGCAGATCCAGGTAGGGCACCACGTTCGGTACCTCCCGGTAGGCGGCCAGCACCTCGGGGGTGAGGCCGGTGGGATAGGCGTAATGCACCCGGATCCACGGGATCTCCACCTCAGCCAGGGCCCGGAGCAGCTCCGCCAGTCGGGGCTTGCCGTAGAGGTCGAGACCGTAGTTGGTGGTGATCTGGCTGATCAGCACCAGTTCCTTCACCCCCTGGGCCGCCAGTTGCCGGGCTTCGGCCACGATCGACTCGATCGGCCGTGAGCGCTGATCGCCGCGCAGCCTGGGAATGATGCAGAAGGCGCAGCGGTAGTCGCAGCCTTCGGCCACCTTCAGGTAGGCCACGGCCTCGGAGGTGGTGCGGTAGCGGGGCAGGTGCTCATCGCCCACGAAGGTGGGGGTGGCGCTCACCTGGTTCACCCGCTCGCCGGCCTCCACCCGTTCCAGCACGCTCACGATGTGCTGGTAGTCGCCGGTGCCCACGATCGCCTTGGCCTCCGGCAGCGATTCGAGCAGTTCCTCCTGGAAATGCTGGGCCAGACAGCCGGCGATGATCAGTTCCTTGCCCTGTTCCGCCAGCTCCACCAGGGTCCGCACCGATTCCTCACGGGCGTCCTGGATGAAGCTGCAGGTGTTCACCACCACCACGTTGGCCTCGCCTTCATCCGCGCTCACGCCATAGCCGGCTTCCGCCAGCAGGCCGAGCATGTGCTCGGTGTCCACCCGGTTCTTCTCGCAGCCGAGGTGGGAGAAGGCGATCGTCTTGCGTGGGGAGCCGGGCTGGCGCGGAGAACTCATGGGCGGGGGCTGGCCGATCCACCACCCTATGGGGCGGCTGCCGGGCGCGGCTGCGAGAATCCCCGCCAAAGGCAAGCCTCTCCGTTGTCCGTGACCTCCAGTCGCCTCAGTGAACGCCTCAGCAGCTCGCGCCGTCGCGGCGACCCCGGTCAGCGCTGGGTGCGGGTGGTGCTGTCGGTGCTGGCCACCATCGGCGTCATCGACACCGGCACGATCACACTCAAGCGCTGGGGTCTGCTGGGACCCCTGGTGTGCCCCGGTGGAGCCGATGGCTGCGACAAGGTGCTGAACAGCCCCTGGGGCAGCCTCTTCGACCTGCCGCTGTCGCTGTTCGGCTTCCTGGCCTATCTGGCGATGCTGCTGATGGCCGTGGTGCCCCTGGTGCTGAAGGGGGACCTGCGCGACCGGCTCGGCTCCCTGAGCTGGTGGGGCATGCTGCTCACCAGCACCGGCATGGCCGTCTTCAGCGCGCTGCTGATGGGCGTGATGGTGTTCAAGATCCAGGCGTTCTGCTTCTTCTGCGTGCTCTCGGCCGTGCTGAGCCTGGCCCTGCTCGTGTTCACCCTGATCGGCGGTGACTGGCAGGACCGCGGTCAGCTGCTCTTCCGCCTCATCCTCGTGGGCCTGGTGGTGGGCCTGGTGGGGCTGGGCTGGGCCACGGCAGTGGATCGGCCGGCTGCGGTGACCGGTCCTGGCACCCCTCCCGCCGTGGTGAGCGAGAGCACACCCCAGACCCTGGCCCTGGCGGAGCACCTCACCCGCACGGGTGCCGTGATGTACTCGGCCTACTGGTGCCCCCATTGCCACGAACAGAAGGAGTTGTTCGGCAAGGAAGCCACCAGCAAGCTCACGGTGATCGAGTGCGCGCCTG
This sequence is a window from Cyanobium sp. PCC 7001. Protein-coding genes within it:
- a CDS encoding vitamin K epoxide reductase family protein, whose translation is MTSSRLSERLSSSRRRGDPGQRWVRVVLSVLATIGVIDTGTITLKRWGLLGPLVCPGGADGCDKVLNSPWGSLFDLPLSLFGFLAYLAMLLMAVVPLVLKGDLRDRLGSLSWWGMLLTSTGMAVFSALLMGVMVFKIQAFCFFCVLSAVLSLALLVFTLIGGDWQDRGQLLFRLILVGLVVGLVGLGWATAVDRPAAVTGPGTPPAVVSESTPQTLALAEHLTRTGAVMYSAYWCPHCHEQKELFGKEATSKLTVIECAPDGRNSQKALCDSKGIQGFPTWEINGQLDSGVKPLDRLAELSGFKPDGT
- the rimO gene encoding 30S ribosomal protein S12 methylthiotransferase RimO; translation: MSSPRQPGSPRKTIAFSHLGCEKNRVDTEHMLGLLAEAGYGVSADEGEANVVVVNTCSFIQDAREESVRTLVELAEQGKELIIAGCLAQHFQEELLESLPEAKAIVGTGDYQHIVSVLERVEAGERVNQVSATPTFVGDEHLPRYRTTSEAVAYLKVAEGCDYRCAFCIIPRLRGDQRSRPIESIVAEARQLAAQGVKELVLISQITTNYGLDLYGKPRLAELLRALAEVEIPWIRVHYAYPTGLTPEVLAAYREVPNVVPYLDLPLQHSHPDVLRAMNRPWQANVTGGLLHRIREQLPDAVLRTTFIVGFPGETEEHFQHLLDFVAEQRFDHVGVFTFSPEDGTPAAELPDAVAPELAAARKDRLMTVQQPIAAARNQAWVGRIVDVLIEQENPATGEMLGRCSRFAPEVDGEVRVHPGPGGLCAAPGTMVPVRLTAADTYDLIGEVVGAGAMVHQAQAARSLRSA
- a CDS encoding cytochrome B6, with protein sequence MGAVIYLGLVGGGLLAAFVASVVLRGVKLI
- a CDS encoding B12-binding domain-containing radical SAM protein, which produces MRTLLIYPEFPKTFWSYEKILELVNRKVLLPPLGMVTVAALLPQDWPMKLVDRNVREVTEAEWGWAELVVISGMIVQKGDMAAQIARAKQRGLPVAVGGPFASSTPDAPELDLADFKVLDEGEITLPLFIEALQRGERQGRFNSGGEKPDVTGTPIPRFDLLEMDAYSEMSVQFSRGCPFQCEFCDIIVLYGRKPRTKEPDQLIAELQRLYDLGWRRSVFLVDDNFIGNKRNVKRLLPALKQWQIEHGYPFSFATEASVDLAADDDLMQMMVECRFESVFLGIETPDEASLEVAGKKQNTRSSLDDSVNRITSYGLRVMAGFIIGFDGEKQGAGDRIVDFVTRTGIPHAMMGMLQALPNTALWHRLEREGRLIQDSAAAKGVNQTNLLNFVPTRPIRDIANEYVEAFSKLYEPHAYIDRVYNYFLKLPPQKYKEFLVEGAAQQNGNRSKGINWVDLRALAIIVWRQGFRRSTRWRFWKALYGMARHNPKRFKGFIAILAHNEHFLEYRAIVRREIAAQLAQLPPETEGAASPSPAPALLSA